From Apteryx mantelli isolate bAptMan1 chromosome 30, bAptMan1.hap1, whole genome shotgun sequence, the proteins below share one genomic window:
- the LOC106492204 gene encoding 4-galactosyl-N-acetylglucosaminide 3-alpha-L-fucosyltransferase FUT6-like, whose amino-acid sequence MELMEGKKTSCKKLLTFMLFSFIFSFCLCVSFRQFKTSKPEHNSSHPFAKIAPAENTSTPPKSKHELTILLWTWPFGKRFNFRSCSELYSTPDCQFTVNRSWYHKANAVIVHHRDASRNTKGLAQATRIPSQRWIWFNLESPSHSPNLGAMDNLFNLTMSYRRDSDIFSPYGELQLLGQPQPFSIPPKAKLVAWVVSNWQANSHRVKYYQELKQHIAVDVYGQHHQALARDQLLTIMAQYKFYLAFENSQHEDYITEKVWRNALSAGTVPVVLGPPRENYERFLPPDAFIHIDDFASARDLARYLQELSEDAKRYERYFQWRQWLKPVAASGWDTHLCRACQFLQTMGARYQVVPKLSEWFV is encoded by the coding sequence ATGGAGCTGATGGAAGGGAAGAAGACCTCCTGCAAGAAACTCCTCACCTTCATGCTCTTCAGCTTCATATTCAGCTTCTGTCTCTGTGTTTCTTTTCGTCAGTTCAAGACTTCCAAGCCAGAGCATAATAGTTCCCATCCCTTCGCAAAAATAGCCCCTGCTGAAAATACCAGCACCCCACCAAAGAGCAAGCATGAGCTGACCATTTTGCTGTGGACCTGGCCCTTTGGGAAGCGCTTTAATTTCAGAAGCTGCTCGGAGCTCTACAGCACGCCAGACTGCCAGTTCACTGTCAACCGCAGCTGGTACCACAAGGCCAACGCTGTGATTGTGCATCACAGGGATGCGTCTAGGAACACAAAGGGACTGGCCCAGGCCACCAGAATCCCTTCCCAGCGCTGGATATGGTTCAACTTGGAGTCTCCAAGTCACTCTCCAAACTTAGGTGCCATGGACAACCTCTTCAACCTGACCATGTCCTACCGGAGGGACTCGGACATCTTCAGCCCCTACGGGGAGCTGCAGCTCCTCGGACAGCCCCAGCCCTTCAGCATCCCACCCAAGGCCAAGCTGGTGGCCTGGGTGGTCAGCAACTGGCAGGCAAACTCGCACCGGGTGAAGTACTACCAGGAGCTGAAGCAGCACATCGCCGTGGACGTCTATGGGCAGCATCACCAGGCCCTGGCCCGGGACCAGCTCCTGACCATCATGGCCCAGTACAAGTTCTACCTGGCGTTCGAGAACTCGCAGCACGAGGACTACATCACCGAGAAGGTCTGGAGGAATGCCTTGTCCGCTGGCACTGTCCCCGTCGTCCTCGGGCCGCCCCGAGAAAACTATGAGCGCTTTCTGCCCCCCGATGCCTTCATCCACATTGATGACTTTGCCAGTGCCCGGGACCTGGCGCGGTACCTGCAGGAGCTAAGTGAGGATGCCAAGAGATACGAGCGCTACTTCCAGTGGCGGCAATGGCTGAAGCCCGTGGCTGCATCCGGCTGGGACACCCACCTCTGCCGGGCCTGTCAGTTCCTGCAGACGATGGGAGCCAGGTACCAGGTGGTGCCCAAGCTGTCTGAGTGGTTTGTGTAA
- the NRTN gene encoding neurturin — MLNGSRKYGPLPSSPSSRASSSSSPPAPPRRSPRALDRHGSLLSQYGALLESYTEGELRRLLGALAERRGRVAGSGGHQPPPRRRKAGSRAKRARARHKPCALRQLEVSVSELGLGYESDETVLFRYCSGTCDAAVRSYDLSLRSMRSSRRIRKEKVRARPCCRPLAYDDDVSFLDAYNRYYTVNELSAKECGCV, encoded by the exons ATGCTCAACGGAAGCCGGAAATACGGCCCCTTGCCTTCCTCGCCGTCCTCAcgggcatcctcctcctcctcgccgccggCGCCTCCACGGAGATCCCCACGGGCCCTGGACCGCCACGGCTCGCTGCTCTCTCAGT ACGGCGCCTTGCTGGAGAGCTACACGGAGGGCGAGCTGCGGCGGCTCCTGGGCGCCCTGGCGGAGCGCCGCGGCCGGGTTGCCGGCTCGGGCGGGCaccagccgccgccgcggcgacGCAAGGCCGGCAGCCGGGCCAAGCGGGCCCGCGCCCGCCACAAGCCCTGCGCCCTGCGCCAGCTGGAGGTGAGCGTCAGCGAGCTGGGCCTGGGCTACGAGTCGGACGAGACGGTGCTCTTCCGCTACTGCAGCGGCACCTGCGACGCCGCCGTGCGCAGCTACGACCTGTCGCTCCGCAGTATGCGCAGCAGCCGGCGCATCCGCAAGGAGAAGGTGCGGGCTCGGCCCTGCTGCCGGCCCCTGGCCTACGACGACGACGTCTCCTTCTTGGACGCCTACAACCGCTACTACACCGTCAACGAGCTGTCGGCCAAGGAGTGCGGCTGCGTGTGA
- the LOC106492193 gene encoding 3-galactosyl-N-acetylglucosaminide 4-alpha-L-fucosyltransferase FUT3-like: MLLTGLAAAFCLLAYTWPCGPGPAACRATPGQDAAAVVPGRARPQLLVVLWTWPFGHHFRPRKCSAPYGIPDCHFTTNHSWHAVADAIIVHHRGVCSGPKQLPQGPRVPSQRWIWFNLESPSHSANLGALNNLFNLTMSYRRDSDIFSPYGELQLLGQPQPFSVPPKAKLVAWVVSNRQADSHRVKYYQELKQHIAVDVYGQHHQALARDQLLTIMAQYKFYLAFENSQHEDYITEKVWRNALSAGTVPVVLGPPRENYERFLPPDAFIHIDDFASARDLARYLQELSEDAKRYERYFQWRQWLKPVAASGWDTHLCWACQFLQTMGARYQVVRDLSMWFM; the protein is encoded by the coding sequence atGCTGCTCACCGGCCTTGCTGCGGCCTTCTGCCTCCTTGCCTACACGTGGCCCTGTGGGCCAGGGCCGGCGGCGTGCCGGGCCACGCCGGGGCAGGATGCTGCCGCTGTGGTGCCAGGGCGGGCCCGGCCCCAGCTGCTGGTGGTGCTGTGGACCTGGCCCTTCGGGCACCACTTCAGGCCACGAAAGTGCTCGGCGCCCTACGGCATCCCCGACTGCCACTTCACCACCAACCACAGCTGGCACGCGGTGGCCGATGCCATCATTGTGCACCACAGGGGCGTCTGCTCTGGCCCCaagcagctgccccagggcccgCGGGTGCCGTCGCAGCGCTGGATATGGTTCAACTTGGAGTCTCCAAGTCACTCGGCCAACCTGGGCGCCCTGAACAACCTCTTCAACCTGACCATGTCCTACCGGAGGGACTCGGACATCTTCAGCCCCTACGGGGAGCTGCAGCTCCTCGGACAGCCCCAGCCCTTCAGCGTCCCACCCAAGGCCAAGCTGGTGGCCTGGGTGGTCAGCAACCGGCAGGCAGACTCGCACCGGGTGAAGTACTACCAGGAGCTGAAGCAGCACATCGCCGTGGACGTCTATGGGCAGCATCACCAGGCCCTGGCCCGGGACCAGCTCCTGACCATCATGGCCCAGTACAAGTTCTACCTGGCGTTCGAGAACTCGCAGCACGAGGACTACATCACCGAGAAGGTCTGGAGGAATGCCTTGTCCGCTGGCACTGTCCCCGTCGTCCTCGGGCCGCCCCGAGAAAACTATGAGCGCTTTCTGCCCCCCGATGCCTTCATCCACATTGATGACTTTGCCAGTGCCCGGGACCTGGCACGGTACCTGCAGGAGCTAAGCGAGGATGCCAAGAGATACGAGCGCTACTTCCAGTGGCGGCAATGGCTGAAGCCTGTGGCTGCATCCGGCTGGGACACCCACCTCTGCTGGGCCTGTCAGTTCCTGCAGACGATGGGAGCCAGGTACCAGGTGGTGCGGGACCTGTCCATGTGGTTCATGTAG